The following are from one region of the Oreochromis aureus strain Israel breed Guangdong linkage group 1, ZZ_aureus, whole genome shotgun sequence genome:
- the LOC116325550 gene encoding uncharacterized protein LOC116325550 produces MDTSSVPHLDYSLQYQWCSDSDLSSISSPETLSPVHSMVSSLSPGYQQLPQCTPKGAKTGYSQSLKSSPCSLSGRGRRTGRPTRIRSKQRESASEKEKLRMRDLTKALHHLRSYLPPSVAPAGQTLTKIETLRLTIRYISYLSSQLGLSEEVLFQRREQADTSVSDTSSPDILSYFQSASTGGQVTQSQNLIQSSLYPTQCYSQNTVHSGNCSIGVDQHHRPYNEAPQRDMSMDGILQSPPVPQPSCQMCGKDFCTPLVPREYWG; encoded by the exons ATGGATACCTCCTCAGTTCCTCATCTTGACTACAGTCTGCAGTACCAGTGGTGCTCCGACTCGGACCTCTCCAGCATCTCCTCCCCAGAGACACTTTCTCCTGTCCACTCCATGGTCTCCAGCCTCTCTCCTGGCTACCAGCAGCTCCCACAGTGTACTCCCAAGGGAGCCAAGACCGGTTATTCCCAAAGCCTCAAGTCCTCACCGTGCTCCTTGTCCGGACGTGGGCGCAGGACTGGGAGGCCCACTCGGATCCggagcaagcagagggagagcgCCAGCGAAAAGGAGAAATTAAGGATGAGGGATCTGACTAAGGCTCTACATCACCTCAGATCCTACCTTCCACCTTCAGTGGCACCTGCCGGACAAACTCTGACAAAGATAGAAACCCTCCGACTCACCATCCGCTACATCTCCTACCTCTCATCCCAGCTGGGCCTCAGCGAAGAGGTGCTGTTTCAGAGGAGGGAACAAGCAGACACCTCAGTCAGTGACACCTCCTCCCCTGACATCCTCAGCTACTTCCAGAGTGCTTCCACAGGAGGACAAGTGACCCAGAGCCAGAATCTGATCCAGAGCAGCCTGTACCCAACACAATGTTATAGCCAGAATACTGTGCATTCTGGGAATTGTAGTATTGGAGTGGATCAGCACCACAGACCGTACAATGAAGCTCCCCAGAGAGATATGAGCATGGACGGTATCCTACAGTCGCCTCCAGTGCCACAGCCTTCCTGTCAG atgtgtggcaaAGACTTCTGCACCCCGCTGGTTCCAAGGGAGTACTGGGGTTGA
- the sv2ba gene encoding synaptic vesicle glycoprotein 2Ba, producing MDDPYHNNVNQQMTEGGDYTYTQDGGGQDGYPYQTDYPPQDEDAASDATEGADEDDQMYEGEYQGIPHPDEIKEARRAARVEARRKARMAAQQEEEEESLPEQYETIMEDCGHGRFQWMLFFVLGLALMADGVDGFVVGFVLPSAEKDMCISNADKGLLGLLVYVAMMVGALVWGGLCDKMGRRKCLIYVLTIDLVFSFLSCFAQGYGFFLFLRFCSGFGIGGSIPIVYTYFTEFLQMDKRGEHLSWLCMFWMFGGLYASFTAWGIIPHYGWGFAIGTQLQMHSWRLFILVCLFPALAALIGLVFMPESPRFLLETARHDEAWMILRQVHDTNWKAKGEPERVFTVTNIKTPQTQEDEFIEIQSETGTAFQRWTVRKMTMLQQVMANVMSLSAPELRLQGLLLVIVWFCLAFSYHGLGVWFPDMIKYMQYEEYESKVRIFHRERVERFHFNFSLVNQIHREGEYIHDKFANIEIKSVKFESSLFENCYFEDIKSTNTFFENCTIKNTVFYNTDLWQEKFKNCRMENATFLHPKKGCHLNFQEENDIVIYMVSFLGSLAVLPGNIISALFMDKIGRIRIIGGSMLASSACTFLLLLSFSQGAVICWQCLFYGISVAAWNGLEVISVELYPSSKRGTAFGILNGICKFAAIIASSIFAAFIGITKIIPIFLAFAALVCGGMVALKLPETREKILS from the exons ATGGATGACCCCTATCACAACAATGTAAACCAGCAGATGACCGAAGGTGGAGATTATACCTACACCCAAGATGGTGGAGGTCAAGACGGTTACCCTTATCAGACGGACTACCCTCCACAGGACGAGGATGCTGCTAGTGATGCCACTGAAGGGGCAGATGAGGATGATCAGATGTATGAGGGGGAGTACCAAGGCATCCCGCACCCCGACGAGATCAAGGAGGCACGACGGGCAGCTCGAGTGGAGGCCAGGAGGAAAGCCCGGATGGCTGCCcagcaggaagaggaagaggaaagcCTGCCAGAGCAATACGAGACCATCATGGAGGACTGCGGCCATGGACGCTTCCAGTGGATGCTCTTCTTTGTGCTGGGCTTGGCGCTAATGGCTGATGGCGTGGATGGTTTCGTGGTGGGCTTTGTCCTGCCCAGTGCTGAAAAGGACATGTGCATATCTAACGCTGACAAAGGATTACTGG GTCTCCTGGTGTATGTGGCCATGATGGTGGGTGCACTGGTGTGGGGTGGTCTGTGCGATAAAATGGGGAGGAGGAAGTGTCTGATCTACGTCCTGACCATCGACCTGGTCTTCTCCTTCCTGTCCTGCTTCGCTCAGGGCTACggcttcttcctcttcttgagGTTCTGCTCCGGCTTTGG AATTGGTGGCTCCATTCCAATTGTGTACACCTACTTTACTGAGTTCCTGCAGATGGATAAACGTGGAGAACATCTGAGCTGGCTCTGCATGTTCTGGATGTTTGGAGGCCTGTACGCCTCCTTCACCGCCTGGGGAATCATCCCTCATTATG GTTGGGGCTTTGCCATCGGTACACAGCTTCAGATGCACAGCTGGAGACTGTTTATCCTGGTGTGTCTCTTCCCTGCACTGGCCGCACTCATCGGACTCGTGTTCATGCCGGAGAGCCCGAGATTCCTCCTGGAG ACTGCACGACATGATGAGGCGTGGATGATCCTGCGACAAGTTCATGACACCAACTGGAAAGCCAAGGGGGAGCCAGAGAGAGTTTTCACT GTAACCAACATCAAGACTCCACAAACTCAGGAGGATGAGTTCATAGAGATCCAGAGTGAGACTGGGACTGCCTTCCAGCGCTGGACTGTCAGAAAAATGACCATGCTGCAACAG GTGATGGCCAATGTCATGTCGCTATCAGCGCCGGAGCTCCGACTACAAGGCCTCCTTCTGGTTATTGTCTGGTTCTGTTTGGCCTTCAG CTATCACGGGCTTGGAGTGTGGTTTCCTGATATGATCAAGTACATGCAGTATGAGGAGTACGAGTCCAAAGTCCGAATATTCCATCGAGAACGTGTGGAGCGTTTCCACTTTAACTTCTCTCTGGTCAACCAGATCCACCGTGAGGGGGAGTACATCCATGACAA gTTCGCCAACATTGAAATCAAGTCGGTCAAGTTTGAGAGTTCTCTGTTTGAAAACTGCTACTTTGAGGATATCAAATCCACCAACACCTTCTTTGAGAACTGCACTATTAAAAACACCGTCTTCTATAACACAG ATCTCTGGCAGGAGAAGTTCAAGAACTGTCGAATGGAAAATGCCACCTTTCTCCACCCGAAGAAAGGCTGCCATCTGAACTTTCAGGAGGAGAATGACATCGTCATCTACATGGTCAGCTTCCTGGGCAGTTTGGCTGTCTTGCCTGGGAACATCATCTCAGCATTGTTCATGGACAAGATAGGAAGGATCCGCATAATAG GTGGTTCTATGCTGGCGTCATCGGCCTGCACTTTCCTTCTGCTGTTAAGCTTCAGTCAAGGAGCTGTAATATGTTGGCAGTGTCTCTTTTATGGTATCAGTGTGGCAGCCTGGAATGGACTAGAAGTAATTTCTGTGGAACTCTACCCGTCCTCTAAACG AGGAACTGCGTTCGGCATCCTGAATGGCATCTGTAAGTTTGCGGCCATCATTGCCAGCTCTATCTTTGCCGCCTTCATCGGCATCACTAAGATCATCCCCATCTTTCTGGCCTTCGCCGCCCTCGTCTGTGGAGGCATGGTGGCTCTTAAACTGCCCGAAACCCGGGAGAAAATCCTCTCCTGA